GGGCCTGATATCTGCGGGACTTCTTAGTCTTCCTGCCGGCCGGCCGCTGGCTCAGGAGACTTCCGAAAAGGCAGCGCCCGCGAAAAGCAAAATCATCACCCGCCGGCTGGGACGAACTAAATTGGAAATACCGATAATCAGTATGGGAGTGATGAATGCCGATAATCCCGAGGTGGTGCGGGCCTCGTACGAAGCGGGCGTGCGCCATTTTGACACCGCCGGCAATTATCAATATGGACGTAATGAGCAGATGGTCGGAATTGTCATAAATAAGCTGGGAGTGCGTGATAAGGTAACTATCGCTACCAAGATAATGGCCCCCGCTCTGCGCCGCGGTCTGAATTCCACCCAGATAAAGGAGAAATTTTACAGCACCTTCGAAGGCAGTCTTTCGCGGCTCAATACGGATTATGTCGATATTCTTTATTTGCATGATGTCAGCAGTGTCGATGATGTCTTGAATCCGGCCAGCATTGAGGCAATGGGCCTGCTCCGGGAGCAGAAGAAAGTCCGCTTTGTCGGTGTCTCCACCCATTCCGAAATGGCGGCCGTTATCGATGCCGTTGCCCGGAGCGGATTCTATGATGTCGTCCTGACTTCCTGCAACTTCACCATGGCCGATGATTTGATTCTTCGTGATGCCATCAAGAATGCGGCCGCCAAAGGAGTCGGGATTGTCGCCATGAAGACTCTTGCCGGGGGAAGGCGCCTGCCCGGCTCTGATTCCACCGCTGAATATGCCCATGGAACCGCAACGGCGGCCGCCCTCAAATGGGTGCTCCGCAACGAGAGCATTACCACCGCCATTCCGGGATACGACAATTTCGAACATATGAAAGAGGATTTTGCCGTTGCCTACGATCTCGAATATACCGCCGAGGAGAAAAAATTCCTGTCTGATAACAAGATCAGACTGAGTTATGGATTCTGCCGCCAATGCCGCCGGTGTCTGGCCACTTGCCCGCATGAAACCGATATTCCCTCGCTCATGCGCACATACATGTACGCCGCACAGTACTCTGATTTTCATCAGGCGCGGACCACTCTTGACGATATCTCCGAAACGCGAGGACTCCGGGCCTGTCGTTCCTGTACTAACTGCACGGCCCGATGCGCCCATGACGTGAATATTCCACGGCGAATTGAGGAACTGAAGATAATCTATACCTGATTTGTCCGACGGAAAATAAACACGTTGATGTTGATTGTAATTCAGGTCTTTCGTGACATAGTTAAATTGATCGTGTTATCATAAAAGAAAACAAGTGAGGGTAAAAATGCGCCATTGGAAAATCTGTTTTACGGTTGTCTTGACAGCGGTTCTCATGCTGCTGATGATCACCTGTGGAAGCAGCACCAATCAAAACGAAATATTGATCGGGGAATATTCGTCACTGACCGGCACCACGGCCACTTTCGGACAGTCGACCCACCGCGGCCTGATGATGGCGGTGCAGGAGACCAATGATTCCGGCGGCGTGCTGGGGAAGAAGATCAAGCTGATTACCGAGGATGATCAATCGCGGCCGGAGGAGGCGGCCACCGCCGTGACCAAGCTGATATCCCGCGATAAAGTGGTGGCCGTGATCGGGGAGGTATCCTCCTCGCGGAGCCTGGCGGCGGCCCCCATCTGTCAGGCCAATCAGATTCCGATGGTGAGCAACGCCTCCACCAATCCCGAGGTGACCAGAAAGGGAGATTATATTTTCCGGGTTTGCTATATTGATCCTTTTCAGGGCGAGGTTCTGGCCAAATTTGTTTTCAACTCCCTGAAACTCAAGCGGGTGGCCGTGCTCAAGGATATCAAGAATGATTATAGTATCGGGCTGGCGCAATTTTTCGAGGAGAATTTTGGCGCCTTGGGCGGCGAGGTAGTGGCGGTGCAGGCGTACAGCGAGGGTGACGCCGATTTTAAAGCGCAGTTGACGGCCCTCAAGGGGTCTGAACCTGAGGCGGTGATCGTACCGGGATATTACACCGAGGCGGCGCTGATTGTCAAACAGGCCCGCGAATTGAACATGAATATGCCGATTATCGGCGGGGATGGCTGGGATTCGGGTAAACTGGTGGAGATCGGCGGCGCCGCCATGGAAAATACTTATTTCAGCACGGCTTATACCGCGGATGACCCTGACCCGG
This is a stretch of genomic DNA from Candidatus Zixiibacteriota bacterium. It encodes these proteins:
- a CDS encoding aldo/keto reductase; the protein is MEEQNDGVTRRGFLTTAVSGLISAGLLSLPAGRPLAQETSEKAAPAKSKIITRRLGRTKLEIPIISMGVMNADNPEVVRASYEAGVRHFDTAGNYQYGRNEQMVGIVINKLGVRDKVTIATKIMAPALRRGLNSTQIKEKFYSTFEGSLSRLNTDYVDILYLHDVSSVDDVLNPASIEAMGLLREQKKVRFVGVSTHSEMAAVIDAVARSGFYDVVLTSCNFTMADDLILRDAIKNAAAKGVGIVAMKTLAGGRRLPGSDSTAEYAHGTATAAALKWVLRNESITTAIPGYDNFEHMKEDFAVAYDLEYTAEEKKFLSDNKIRLSYGFCRQCRRCLATCPHETDIPSLMRTYMYAAQYSDFHQARTTLDDISETRGLRACRSCTNCTARCAHDVNIPRRIEELKIIYT
- a CDS encoding ABC transporter substrate-binding protein; translation: MRHWKICFTVVLTAVLMLLMITCGSSTNQNEILIGEYSSLTGTTATFGQSTHRGLMMAVQETNDSGGVLGKKIKLITEDDQSRPEEAATAVTKLISRDKVVAVIGEVSSSRSLAAAPICQANQIPMVSNASTNPEVTRKGDYIFRVCYIDPFQGEVLAKFVFNSLKLKRVAVLKDIKNDYSIGLAQFFEENFGALGGEVVAVQAYSEGDADFKAQLTALKGSEPEAVIVPGYYTEAALIVKQARELNMNMPIIGGDGWDSGKLVEIGGAAMENTYFSTAYTADDPDPVVQNFADKYKSLYKDIPDAFAALGYDAGMILFDAIRRAGGIDGAGIRDALVATRDFRGVTGLITIDKDRNARKSIVIITVVNGKLTYKETIQP